A single Amphiura filiformis chromosome 19, Afil_fr2py, whole genome shotgun sequence DNA region contains:
- the LOC140140383 gene encoding craniofacial development protein 2-like translates to MSGQRSINICTYNTRTLRTEESLESLIDELRDLKWDIIGLSETKRAGEGIEELKGGAWLYNHGKTEDNRNAKGIGFMIHPKFKDYIREIKYYSNRVVSLDVQLTANNHLCVVQVYAPTSEYEDEAVEEMYEDVSKAMEESRATYTIVMGDFNAKIGRRQSGEESIMGRYGIGERNRRGEMLLEYATQQNLVIANTFFKKKENRYWTWESPGGKIRNQIDFVLSSQRGILQNCEVITNVDIGSDHRMIRAKILLNKKLARLKFIKNSKKSKLNIMRLKERRKNFN, encoded by the coding sequence ATGAGTGGACAAAGAAGTATTAATATATGTACATATAATACCAGAACTTTAAGGACCGAAGAATCTCTGGAATCACTTATAGATGAACTGAGAGATCTCAAGTGGGACATTATAGGACTGTCAGAGACAAAGCGTGCTGGAGAGGGCATTGAAGAATTGAAAGGAGGAGCATGGCTTTATAATCATGGGAAAACTGAGGACAACAGGAATGCGAAAGGAATTGGATTCATGATCCATCCAAAATTCAAAGACTATATCAGAGAAATAAAATACTACTCAAATAGAGTTGTTTCACTTGATGTACAACTGACAGCAAACAATCACCTATGTGTAGTGCAAGTGTATGCACCTACCAGCGAATATGAGGATGAAGCAGTAGAAGAAATGTATGAGGATGTGAGTAAGGCGATGGAAGAAAGTAGAGCAACCTACACCATAGTAATGGGAGATTTCAACGCCAAGATAGGTAGACGTCAATCCGGAGAGGAATCAATCATGGGAAGGTATGGAATTGGCGAAAGAAACAGAAGAGGAGAGATGCTACTTGAATATGCTACACAACAAAACCTGGTTATTGCCAACACTttcttcaaaaagaaagaaaacagataCTGGACATGGGAAAGCCCAGGAGGAAAGATCAGGAATCAGATTGATTTTGTACTAAGTAGCCAGAGAGGCATACTACAGAATTGTGAAGTGATCACGAATGTGGACATTGGCAGCGATCACAGGATGATTAGAGCTAAGATACTACTGAACAAGAAACTGGCAAGACTCAAATTCATCAAGAATTCTAAAAAGAGCAAACTAAATATAATGCGGCTGAAAGAAAGGAGGAAGAATTTCAACTAA